A single window of Toxotes jaculatrix isolate fToxJac2 chromosome 4, fToxJac2.pri, whole genome shotgun sequence DNA harbors:
- the nthl1 gene encoding endonuclease III-like protein 1 → MTSPYFMHSRSAVTRSGSRTAGCRPKASLGSKLTCKRRNVDPVSSAAVKVEVEEARISEQRPSSASLSAGGCHELLRQDTVQPKTETDALPLSSHSRRRRQLKVEYDRDEGVSQVKTEHWEPPDWTKQLGFIREMRSGRDAPVDNMGAEKCYDTEAPAHVRRFQVLVSLMLSSQTKDQVTAAAMQKLRSHGCTVENILSTDDETLGKLIYPVGFWRTKVKYLKLTSAMLQKEFGGDIPNSVEGLVRLPGVGPKMAHLAMDIAWDQVSGIGVDTHVHRISNRLGWLKKPTKNPEETRKALEEWLPRELWSEINWLLVGFGQQVCLPVNPLCSVCLNQHSCPSAHKHSPTKRPKARSPRSPSPSSFQTKSEPGQESAVKDERTKKESLITPVSPSMQRRRLKTKVNH, encoded by the exons ATGACCTCTCCTTACTTTATGCACAGCAGGTCTGCTGTCACTCGGAGTGGAAGTCGAACTGCTGGCTGCAGACCTAAGGCTTCTCTGGGGTCGAAACTCACCTGCAAACGGAGGAACGTGGATCCAGTTTCCTCTGCGGCGgtgaaggtggaggtggaggaggcgaGGATCTCAGAGCAAAGACCCTCCTCGGCCTCCTTATCAGCGG GTGGGTGCCATGAACTCCTTCGTCAGGACACTGtgcagccaaaaacagaaacagacgcTCTCCCACTGTCTTCACACAGCCGCAGACGGAGACAGCTAAAGGTGGAATATGACAGGGATGAAGGTGTGTCACAGGTGAAGACCGAACACTGGGAACCTCCCGACTGGACAAAACAATTAGGATTCATTCGTGAGATGAGGAGCGGCCGAGATGCACCTGTAGATAACATGGGAGCAGAGAAATGCTACGACACAGAAGCCCCTGCACAC GTGAGACGGTTCCAGGTGTTGGTGTCGCTCATGCTGTCCAGTCAGACCAAGGACCAGGTGACCGCAGCAGCTATGCAGAAGCTCAGATCACACGGCTGCACTGTGGAAAACATACTCAGCACTGATGATGAAACACTGGGGAAACTCATCTATCCTGTTGGCTTCTGGAGG ACTAAAGTGAAGTATCTGAAGCTGACGTCAGCCATGCTGCAGAAAGAGTTTGGAGGGGACATCCCAAACAGCGTGGAGGGGCTGGTTCGCCTGCCAGGAGTTGGACCTAAGATGGCTCACCTGGCCATGGACATCGCCTGGGACCAGGTGTCTGGAATAG GCGTGGACACACACGTGCATCGTATCTCTAATAGGCTGGGCTGGCTCAAGAAGCCAACCAAGAACCCAGAGGAAACACGCAAGGCCCTGGAGGAGTGGTTACCCAG GGAGCTGTGGAGTGAGATTAACTGGCTGCTGGTGGGTTTTGGACAGCAGGTTTGCCTGCCCGTCAACCCTCTCTGCTCAGTGTGTCTGAACCAGCACAGCTGTCCATCTGCCCACAAGCACTCCCCTACAAAGAGGCCTAAAGCTAGATCACCACGTTCTCCAAGTCCGTCTTCCTTTCAAACAAAATCTGAACCTGGACAGGAATCTGCTGTTAAAGATGAGAGGACAAAGAAGGAGTCACTGATCACACCTGTTTCCCCCTccatgcagaggaggaggctaAAGACCAAGGTCAACCACTGA